A genomic segment from Actinoplanes sichuanensis encodes:
- a CDS encoding carbohydrate ABC transporter permease: MTLGQRRWMPWLYLLPALGLLITFTYVPVGNMLLYSFTSWDGLDVTMEPAGLDNYVRVFTDERYWRVFLVSGYYFAASFVQIAIALYFAVILSFETRFRNLFKGILFFPYLLNGVAVGFVFLYLFQPGGTLDTVLGGIGLGEHTRFWLGDPDVANISLAGTSVWRFTGLSFVLFLGAIQSIPGEVYEAAEIDGAGRWHQFRHIIVPGIRRIISLSFILAISGSLSVFEIPFIMTGGANGTRTFVVQAYETAFQFRQIGLASAMAVVLLIVVLIVTWVQRRLVPDEEVQLT; the protein is encoded by the coding sequence GTGACACTCGGGCAACGCCGCTGGATGCCGTGGCTCTATCTGCTCCCGGCGCTCGGGCTGCTGATCACCTTCACCTACGTGCCGGTCGGCAACATGCTGCTCTACAGCTTCACCTCGTGGGACGGCCTGGACGTCACCATGGAACCGGCCGGGCTCGACAACTACGTGCGGGTGTTCACCGACGAACGATACTGGCGGGTCTTCCTGGTCAGCGGCTACTACTTCGCCGCCTCGTTCGTGCAGATCGCGATCGCCCTGTACTTCGCGGTCATCCTGTCCTTCGAGACCCGCTTCCGGAACCTGTTCAAAGGGATCCTGTTCTTCCCGTACCTGCTCAACGGGGTCGCGGTTGGTTTCGTCTTCCTCTATCTCTTCCAGCCCGGCGGAACGCTCGACACGGTTCTGGGCGGAATCGGTCTCGGCGAGCACACCCGGTTCTGGCTGGGCGACCCGGACGTCGCGAACATCTCGCTGGCCGGCACCTCGGTGTGGCGATTCACCGGCCTGAGTTTCGTGCTCTTCCTCGGGGCGATCCAGTCGATTCCCGGCGAGGTCTACGAGGCCGCGGAAATCGACGGGGCCGGGCGGTGGCACCAGTTCCGGCACATCATCGTGCCCGGGATCCGCCGGATCATCAGCCTCTCGTTCATTCTCGCGATCTCCGGCAGCCTGTCGGTCTTCGAGATCCCGTTCATCATGACCGGCGGCGCGAACGGCACCCGCACGTTCGTCGTCCAGGCCTACGAGACCGCGTTCCAGTTCCGGCAGATCGGTCTCGCGTCGGCGATGGCCGTGGTGCTGCTGATCGTCGTCCTGATCGTGACGTGGGTGCAGCGCCGGCTCGTCCCCGACGAGGAGGTGCAGCTGACGTGA
- a CDS encoding carbohydrate ABC transporter permease codes for MKAFAKYLSLVAMSVVVLLPLTVLFFAAFKTHAEYSATGPLTPPSNWLNFDNFATAWSEGRMLLGFWNTTVILAVSLTGTILVGTLAAYAINRFEFPFKRLVLGSFLVAALVPGVTTQVATYQIVKSMGLVNTSGSAIVLFLGTDIISVYIFLQFMQSIPPSLDQAAMIDGASRFTVYRRIVLPLMKPAIATVAIIKGIAIYNEFYIPFLYLRSPDLGVISTALFRFKGPYGAQWETIAACTMIVILPTVVIFLLLQRLIYNGITAGATK; via the coding sequence GTGAAGGCGTTCGCCAAATACCTGTCCCTGGTGGCCATGTCGGTGGTAGTGCTGCTACCGCTGACCGTGCTGTTCTTCGCGGCGTTCAAGACCCACGCCGAATACAGCGCGACCGGGCCACTCACCCCACCGTCGAACTGGCTCAACTTCGACAATTTCGCCACCGCCTGGTCGGAGGGGCGGATGCTGCTCGGGTTCTGGAACACCACGGTCATCCTGGCCGTCTCGTTGACCGGGACGATCCTGGTCGGAACCCTCGCCGCCTACGCCATCAACCGGTTCGAATTCCCGTTCAAGCGTCTCGTTCTCGGTTCGTTCCTGGTGGCCGCGCTCGTTCCCGGGGTGACCACACAGGTCGCGACATACCAGATCGTCAAATCGATGGGCCTGGTCAACACCTCCGGTTCGGCGATCGTGCTGTTCCTCGGCACCGACATCATCTCGGTCTACATCTTCCTGCAGTTCATGCAGTCCATTCCGCCGAGCCTCGACCAGGCCGCGATGATCGACGGCGCGTCCCGCTTCACCGTCTACCGACGGATCGTGCTGCCACTGATGAAACCGGCCATCGCCACGGTGGCCATCATCAAGGGAATAGCGATCTACAACGAGTTCTACATCCCGTTCCTGTATCTGCGCTCCCCCGATCTGGGAGTCATCTCCACGGCCCTGTTCCGCTTCAAGGGCCCATACGGAGCGCAGTGGGAGACCATCGCCGCCTGCACCATGATCGTCATCCTCCCCACGGTCGTGATCTTCCTGCTGCTGCAGCGGCTCATCTACAACGGCATCACCGCGGGAGCAACCAAATGA
- a CDS encoding glycoside hydrolase family 2 protein, translating to MIKSLSGTWTLRPTSPNIPASTMDTSAFLDIPAVVPGCVHTDLLAAGLIPDPFLDDNELKVAWVGRTDWTYSRPISWDGPAHDQIDLVFDGLDTVARIEIDGHLVGETRNMHRSYRFNVTEALKRPKPAQNTAVPAAAGGDDAGGERMLSVHFTSAYTEAERVRELVGPRPNAYPEPFQFIRKMACSFGWDWGPTLVTAGIWRGVHLDGWSIARLATVRPLATYSGGVGRLDLTADIERTRDRPLRARVLVDDREIAVVDVPAGQNNLHARVDVPGVTPWSPVGHGEPALYMLTVILTDVDDGTELDRYQQLTGFRSVNIDSSQDEAGTRFVVHVNGAPVLIKGVNWIPDDIFPSRMTRERYELRLREAVAAGVNLIRVWGGGIYEDRDFYELCDRLGLMVWQDFLFACACYPEEEPIRSEVLAEARDNVLRLSPHPSLITWNGNNENLWLRGAHGWTDDPGGDRSWGEAYYLSLLPDLLSELDPSRPYQAGSPWSGSWEHEPNDPAHQTFHSWEVWNRQDYLHYRDSAPRFVAEFGWQGPPAWRTLRDAVSDEPIRPDSPGVLHHQKAEDGNGKLARGLAPHFPAPSTVEVWHYLTQLNQVRAVRTGIEHWRSFWPHTAGTILWQLNDLWPVTSWAAIDGAGRYKPLYFALREMYAERALTIQPRDGGLVVAVLNDSPHPWTGILQINEADVEVSAPPRSVALIPVPADISGDAARVDGEGDPAPNGGGPIVAEMDGTRALWFADEARSDAARQVTADMVFGGDPGLTVSAEVVPGGLDVQVHATGLARDVLLQPDRIHPEAVVDRGFTTLLPGESTVFAVRARVELDPGSIKAPWVLTDLWSALRHD from the coding sequence ATGATCAAATCCCTCAGCGGTACGTGGACCCTGCGCCCCACCAGCCCGAACATCCCGGCGTCCACCATGGACACCTCGGCTTTCCTGGACATTCCGGCGGTCGTGCCCGGGTGTGTGCACACCGACCTGCTCGCCGCCGGCTTGATCCCGGACCCGTTCCTCGACGACAACGAGTTGAAGGTCGCCTGGGTAGGTCGCACCGACTGGACCTACAGCCGCCCGATCAGCTGGGACGGCCCCGCCCACGACCAGATCGACCTCGTCTTCGACGGCCTGGACACGGTCGCCCGCATCGAGATCGACGGCCACCTGGTCGGCGAGACCCGAAACATGCACCGCTCCTACCGCTTCAACGTGACCGAGGCCCTGAAAAGGCCGAAACCCGCCCAAAACACCGCAGTCCCCGCCGCGGCGGGCGGTGACGACGCGGGCGGCGAGCGGATGCTGAGTGTGCACTTCACCTCGGCCTATACCGAGGCGGAGCGGGTGCGGGAACTGGTCGGGCCGAGGCCCAACGCGTATCCGGAGCCGTTTCAGTTCATCCGCAAGATGGCGTGCAGCTTCGGCTGGGACTGGGGGCCGACGCTCGTCACCGCGGGCATCTGGCGCGGGGTCCACCTTGACGGATGGAGCATCGCGCGGCTCGCTACGGTTCGGCCGCTCGCCACCTACAGCGGTGGTGTCGGCCGGCTCGACCTGACGGCCGACATCGAGCGCACCCGGGATCGGCCGCTACGGGCGCGCGTCCTGGTGGACGACCGCGAGATCGCGGTGGTGGACGTTCCGGCCGGGCAGAACAACCTGCATGCGCGGGTCGATGTGCCTGGTGTGACGCCGTGGAGTCCGGTCGGCCACGGCGAGCCCGCCCTGTACATGTTGACGGTCATATTGACTGATGTTGACGACGGCACTGAGCTTGACCGCTATCAACAGTTGACGGGATTCCGCAGCGTCAACATTGATTCCAGTCAAGATGAGGCGGGTACGCGGTTCGTCGTTCACGTCAACGGTGCGCCCGTGCTGATCAAGGGTGTCAACTGGATCCCGGACGACATCTTCCCGTCCCGCATGACACGGGAACGCTATGAACTGCGGCTCCGTGAAGCGGTCGCGGCCGGGGTCAACCTGATCCGGGTCTGGGGTGGCGGCATCTATGAGGACCGCGACTTCTACGAACTGTGCGACCGGCTCGGGTTGATGGTCTGGCAGGACTTCCTGTTCGCCTGTGCCTGCTATCCGGAAGAGGAGCCGATCCGGTCGGAGGTCCTCGCCGAGGCACGTGACAACGTGCTCCGCCTGTCCCCGCATCCGAGCCTGATCACCTGGAACGGCAACAACGAGAACCTGTGGCTGCGCGGCGCACACGGCTGGACCGACGACCCGGGCGGTGACCGGAGCTGGGGCGAGGCCTATTACTTGTCGCTACTGCCGGACCTGCTGTCCGAGTTGGATCCGTCGCGGCCCTACCAGGCAGGCAGCCCGTGGTCCGGGTCCTGGGAGCACGAGCCGAACGATCCGGCGCATCAGACGTTCCACTCGTGGGAGGTCTGGAACCGTCAGGACTACCTGCACTATCGCGACAGCGCGCCGCGGTTCGTGGCCGAGTTCGGGTGGCAGGGACCGCCGGCGTGGCGCACGCTGCGCGACGCGGTCTCCGACGAGCCGATCCGGCCGGACTCGCCGGGAGTACTGCACCACCAGAAGGCCGAGGACGGCAACGGCAAGCTCGCGCGCGGTCTGGCCCCGCACTTTCCGGCGCCGTCCACGGTGGAGGTCTGGCACTATCTGACCCAGCTGAATCAGGTGCGGGCCGTGCGTACCGGAATCGAGCATTGGCGTTCGTTCTGGCCGCACACCGCCGGGACCATTCTGTGGCAGCTCAACGACCTGTGGCCGGTCACGTCGTGGGCGGCGATCGACGGCGCGGGCCGGTACAAGCCGTTGTACTTCGCGCTCCGCGAGATGTACGCCGAGCGCGCCCTCACCATTCAGCCCCGCGACGGCGGCCTGGTCGTGGCGGTCCTCAACGACTCCCCGCACCCGTGGACCGGCATCCTCCAGATCAACGAGGCCGACGTCGAGGTCTCCGCACCGCCGCGCTCGGTCGCCCTGATTCCGGTGCCGGCCGACATCAGCGGCGATGCGGCGAGGGTCGACGGCGAGGGAGACCCGGCGCCGAACGGCGGCGGTCCGATCGTCGCCGAGATGGACGGAACCCGAGCGCTCTGGTTCGCCGACGAGGCTCGGTCCGATGCCGCGAGGCAGGTCACCGCGGACATGGTGTTCGGCGGGGATCCCGGGCTGACCGTCTCGGCTGAGGTCGTTCCCGGTGGGCTGGACGTTCAGGTGCATGCCACCGGCCTGGCCCGGGATGTGCTGCTGCAACCCGATCGCATCCATCCGGAAGCCGTCGTCGATCGCGGCTTCACCACTCTGCTGCCCGGCGAGTCCACCGTCTTCGCCGTGCGGGCCCGGGTCGAGCTCGACCCGGGCTCGATCAAGGCGCCGTGGGTGCTGACCGATCTCTGGTCGGCGCTCCGGCACGACTGA
- a CDS encoding glycosyl hydrolase, with amino-acid sequence MRVPLAIGAALLLGAALLPVPATAFPATSKTTVLNYLRSITGNKIVSGQHNKEPASSPGQYTKQVYDVTGQWPGLWGGDMMFRADDVGNRQRVVDQARQEWANGSLVALTWHACSPTVGRTCEFEGGVKTQISNAQFQQIVTGGTALNQTWRSRMAEVVPYLRQLRDAGVPVLWRPFHEMNETWNWWGGRSGANGGAKIYQQMKDYFDSQGLTNLIWVWNVQDNPAGGWSGYYPGASYVDVVSLDVWYKGHPSAGDYQQMQTIAAGKPIAIAEMGKVPNAALLTSQTRWAYFMVWSEQLRGGNSNAEIQAAYFHPRVLNQGELVLP; translated from the coding sequence GTGCGAGTCCCCCTGGCGATCGGTGCGGCGCTGCTGCTCGGCGCCGCCCTGCTCCCCGTCCCCGCAACCGCCTTCCCGGCGACGAGTAAGACCACCGTCCTCAACTATCTGCGGTCGATCACCGGCAACAAGATCGTCTCCGGTCAGCACAACAAGGAACCGGCGAGTTCCCCCGGCCAGTACACCAAGCAGGTGTACGACGTCACCGGACAGTGGCCGGGCCTCTGGGGCGGCGACATGATGTTCCGTGCCGACGACGTCGGCAACCGCCAGCGCGTCGTGGACCAGGCCAGACAGGAGTGGGCCAACGGTTCGCTGGTGGCGCTGACGTGGCACGCCTGTTCGCCGACCGTGGGTCGGACATGCGAGTTCGAGGGTGGTGTGAAGACGCAGATCTCGAACGCCCAGTTCCAGCAGATCGTCACCGGCGGCACCGCGCTCAACCAGACGTGGCGCAGCCGGATGGCCGAGGTCGTGCCCTATCTGCGGCAACTGCGCGACGCCGGGGTGCCGGTGCTGTGGCGCCCGTTCCACGAGATGAACGAGACGTGGAACTGGTGGGGCGGCCGGTCCGGCGCGAACGGCGGCGCGAAGATCTACCAGCAGATGAAGGACTACTTCGACAGCCAGGGCCTGACCAACCTGATCTGGGTGTGGAACGTGCAGGACAACCCGGCGGGCGGATGGTCGGGCTACTACCCGGGTGCGAGTTACGTCGATGTGGTGTCGCTCGACGTCTGGTACAAGGGTCACCCGTCGGCCGGCGACTACCAGCAGATGCAGACGATCGCGGCGGGCAAGCCGATCGCGATCGCCGAGATGGGCAAGGTGCCGAACGCCGCGCTGCTGACGAGCCAGACGCGGTGGGCGTACTTCATGGTGTGGTCTGAGCAGTTGCGCGGCGGCAACAGCAACGCCGAGATCCAGGCGGCGTACTTCCATCCCCGGGTCTTGAATCAGGGTGAGCTCGTCCTGCCGTAG
- a CDS encoding glucuronyl esterase domain-containing protein: MTQLRTRATMIAVSVLGAAAIVFAVPTTAHAAVEDDGADCPVAGSPNTGTAQLPDPFTRIDGTRITTTGDWRCRRAEIREMAERHVYGQKPARPSTVTGTVSTSSINVNVTDQGRTASFSASVQLPTTGSAPYPAVVVFGGFGADTTTIRNAGAAVISFDPLAVGKEGTGRANKQGAFYTLYGSNSGTGILMAWAWGVSRIIDVIEQAGGSILRADSLGVTGCSRYGKGAFAAGAFDQRLALTMPIESGTAGVPLLRGVPGESGAQPLSSAYNEQPWLGDAFSSYTGNPNSLPVDTHELVGLVAPRGLFIMENPHVDWLAARSGSVAALGGAEIYKALGVGGNISYWSDVSDGTHCASRSEWRGPLQENIQKFLLKTGSSTGTFRISSRKQGDLSQWRSWSTPNLSGGPTSPPTSSPPPSSGGCSATITPGTVWGDRYNTSVTVSGSTGWTVTVAVTAPQQVTTTWSGSFTSSGSTLTVRPNGSGNTFGFTTMMNGNSSARPRIVSCITG; encoded by the coding sequence GTGACACAGCTCCGCACGAGAGCGACCATGATCGCGGTGTCCGTCCTCGGCGCCGCCGCGATCGTGTTCGCCGTTCCCACCACCGCCCACGCGGCCGTCGAGGACGACGGCGCCGACTGCCCGGTCGCCGGCTCACCCAACACCGGCACCGCCCAGCTCCCCGACCCGTTCACCCGCATCGACGGCACCCGCATCACCACCACAGGCGACTGGCGATGCCGCCGCGCCGAGATCCGCGAGATGGCCGAGCGTCATGTGTACGGCCAGAAACCCGCCCGTCCGTCCACCGTCACCGGCACCGTCAGCACGTCGTCGATCAACGTCAACGTCACCGATCAGGGCCGGACCGCGAGCTTCTCGGCGAGCGTCCAGCTGCCCACGACCGGCAGCGCGCCGTACCCCGCGGTCGTGGTCTTCGGAGGTTTCGGCGCCGACACCACCACCATCCGCAACGCCGGCGCCGCGGTGATCAGTTTCGACCCGCTCGCCGTCGGCAAGGAAGGCACCGGCCGGGCGAACAAGCAGGGCGCGTTCTACACGCTCTACGGCTCGAACAGCGGCACCGGCATCCTGATGGCCTGGGCCTGGGGCGTCAGCCGGATCATCGACGTCATCGAGCAGGCCGGCGGGTCGATCCTGCGCGCCGACTCGCTCGGTGTCACCGGCTGCTCCCGCTACGGCAAGGGCGCCTTCGCGGCCGGGGCCTTCGACCAACGGCTCGCCCTCACCATGCCGATCGAGTCGGGTACCGCGGGCGTACCCCTTCTGCGCGGTGTGCCGGGCGAATCCGGCGCCCAACCGCTGAGCAGCGCCTACAACGAGCAGCCGTGGCTCGGTGACGCGTTCAGCTCCTACACCGGCAACCCGAACAGCCTGCCCGTCGACACCCACGAACTCGTCGGGCTGGTCGCGCCGCGTGGACTGTTCATCATGGAGAACCCGCACGTCGACTGGCTCGCCGCCCGATCCGGCAGCGTGGCCGCGCTCGGCGGGGCGGAGATCTACAAGGCCCTCGGCGTCGGCGGCAACATCAGCTACTGGTCCGACGTCAGCGACGGCACCCACTGCGCCTCCCGCAGCGAATGGCGCGGCCCGCTCCAGGAGAACATCCAGAAGTTCCTTCTCAAGACCGGGAGCAGCACGGGTACGTTCCGGATCTCGAGCCGCAAGCAGGGCGACCTGTCGCAGTGGCGCTCGTGGTCGACCCCGAACCTGAGCGGAGGCCCGACGTCACCGCCGACGTCCTCGCCGCCGCCGTCTTCGGGAGGTTGCTCCGCCACCATCACCCCGGGAACCGTCTGGGGTGACCGCTACAACACGTCCGTCACGGTGTCCGGCAGTACCGGCTGGACGGTGACCGTCGCCGTCACCGCACCGCAGCAGGTCACCACCACCTGGAGCGGCAGCTTCACGTCGAGCGGAAGCACGCTGACCGTCCGCCCCAACGGCAGCGGCAACACGTTCGGCTTCACGACGATGATGAACGGGAACAGCTCCGCCCGCCCGCGCATCGTCTCCTGCATTACCGGGTAG
- a CDS encoding glycosyltransferase family 4 protein, whose amino-acid sequence MKIRYLLHNAYGVGGTIRTVFNQANALCATHDVEIASVYRTAETPAFPLDPRVRLVSVTGLRNDGSRWTGKPDRRRRLLRRTRMLPNPLPHGNDFRYNRWDPMVDLKIIRYMRAQRDGILISTRPALNLLSAWFGPRRLIRIGQDHMNFSSYKPNLQAQIVRAYPRLDAVTVLTHADLESYRAAVGDTVNLTRIPNGIPPREAAPEGDRAKVVVAAGRLFRQKGFDLLIEAWVRVHERHPDWRLHIFGEGKLRPKLAEQIAEHGLGDVVKLRGMSRTLDAEFAKSSIFVLSSRKEGLPMVLLEAMGTGLPVVSFDCPTGPADVVQDEVNGLLIPAEDVPGLADGLSRMIDSPADRAAFGAAAKATAAGYEMPVIAAQWDDLFQRVSRELAAR is encoded by the coding sequence GTGAAGATCAGGTACCTCCTCCACAACGCGTACGGGGTCGGTGGCACGATCCGTACGGTCTTCAATCAGGCCAACGCGTTGTGCGCCACCCACGACGTCGAGATCGCCAGCGTGTACCGGACCGCGGAGACCCCGGCCTTCCCGCTCGATCCGCGGGTCCGGCTGGTCTCGGTCACCGGCCTGCGTAACGACGGCTCACGATGGACCGGCAAGCCGGATCGCCGCCGCCGGCTGCTGCGCCGGACCCGGATGCTGCCCAACCCGCTGCCGCACGGCAACGACTTCCGGTACAACAGGTGGGACCCGATGGTCGACCTGAAGATCATCCGGTACATGCGGGCGCAGCGGGACGGGATCCTGATCAGCACCCGGCCCGCGCTGAATCTGCTGTCCGCCTGGTTCGGCCCGCGTCGCCTGATCAGGATCGGTCAGGACCATATGAACTTCAGCAGCTACAAGCCGAACCTGCAGGCCCAGATCGTCCGCGCCTACCCCCGGCTCGACGCGGTGACCGTGCTGACCCACGCCGACCTGGAGTCGTACCGGGCGGCGGTCGGCGACACGGTCAACCTGACCCGCATCCCGAACGGCATCCCGCCCCGCGAGGCGGCGCCCGAGGGTGACCGGGCGAAGGTCGTGGTGGCGGCCGGTCGGCTGTTCCGGCAGAAGGGCTTCGACCTGCTGATCGAGGCATGGGTGCGGGTCCACGAACGACACCCGGACTGGCGGTTGCACATCTTCGGCGAGGGCAAGCTGCGCCCGAAGCTGGCCGAGCAGATCGCCGAGCACGGCCTCGGTGACGTGGTCAAACTCCGCGGGATGTCGCGCACCCTGGACGCCGAGTTCGCCAAGTCGTCGATCTTCGTGCTGTCCTCCCGCAAGGAGGGCCTGCCGATGGTGCTCCTCGAGGCGATGGGCACCGGCCTGCCGGTGGTGTCCTTCGACTGCCCGACCGGCCCGGCCGACGTGGTCCAGGACGAGGTGAACGGTCTGCTCATCCCGGCTGAGGACGTGCCCGGCCTGGCCGACGGGCTGTCCCGCATGATCGACAGCCCGGCCGATCGGGCGGCCTTCGGCGCGGCGGCCAAGGCGACCGCCGCCGGCTACGAGATGCCCGTCATCGCCGCCCAGTGGGACGACCTGTTCCAGCGAGTATCGAGGGAACTCGCCGCCAGGTAA
- a CDS encoding FAD-dependent oxidoreductase, with product MTEQPWVTEESWWMESTSRTSYPRLAADTATDVVVIGGGIAGLSAAWELTEAGLRVALVESDRIAAGVTGYTTAKLSALHTLIYSDLRDTHGPATAELYARSQRQAIDRVVAVTARLGIDSELERVPAFTWTESIDQIDRIRAEADAAAQAGLAASFVTETGLPFPVAGAVRIEDQAQFHPRKYLSALAEDLVRRGGMIFERTRATGLDDGNPCTVTTENGHTITAEQVVVATHYPVFDRALLFARLEPRRELVVAAPIPAGDDLGGVYLTPDDDTRSVRTAPYRDGQRLLIVTGEHFTPGDDDVTQRWERLAAWTRERFGVTEFAYRWAAQDNTTTDRVPFVGRLHPGTRNVYVATGFGGWGMSTGVMSGQLLAARVTGVEPEWSGLYDPLRLHPVREAVPLLKSGAGVAAHFVGDRLRPSHADSVDDVDPGTGAVVRVRGRQCAVYRDDDGKVHAVSARCTHLGCIVRFNDAETAWECPCHGSRFGVDGQVLQGPANRPLSTEEGL from the coding sequence ATGACAGAGCAACCCTGGGTCACCGAGGAATCCTGGTGGATGGAGTCGACATCGAGGACATCCTATCCCCGGCTCGCCGCGGACACCGCGACCGATGTCGTGGTGATCGGCGGCGGCATCGCCGGACTGTCCGCCGCATGGGAGCTGACCGAGGCCGGCCTGCGGGTCGCGCTCGTGGAGTCGGACCGGATCGCGGCCGGCGTCACCGGATACACCACCGCCAAACTGTCCGCCCTGCACACCCTCATCTACAGCGACCTCCGCGACACCCATGGACCAGCGACCGCCGAACTTTATGCACGCTCGCAGCGGCAGGCCATCGACCGAGTCGTCGCCGTCACCGCCCGGCTGGGCATCGACTCCGAACTGGAACGGGTGCCGGCCTTCACCTGGACCGAGTCAATCGACCAGATCGACCGGATCCGGGCCGAAGCCGACGCCGCGGCACAGGCCGGACTCGCCGCCTCGTTCGTCACGGAGACCGGGCTGCCGTTTCCGGTCGCGGGCGCGGTCCGGATCGAGGATCAGGCCCAGTTCCATCCGCGTAAGTACCTGTCGGCGCTGGCCGAGGACCTGGTCCGGCGCGGCGGGATGATCTTCGAACGGACCCGCGCGACCGGGCTCGACGACGGCAACCCCTGCACGGTCACCACCGAGAACGGCCACACGATCACCGCCGAGCAGGTGGTGGTGGCCACCCACTACCCGGTCTTCGACCGGGCGCTGCTCTTCGCCCGTCTGGAACCGCGGCGGGAACTGGTGGTCGCCGCGCCGATCCCGGCCGGCGACGATCTCGGCGGCGTCTACCTGACCCCGGACGACGACACCCGGTCGGTACGCACGGCGCCCTACCGCGACGGGCAGCGCCTGCTGATCGTCACCGGCGAGCACTTCACCCCCGGCGACGACGACGTCACCCAGCGCTGGGAGCGGCTGGCGGCGTGGACTCGGGAGCGGTTCGGGGTGACCGAATTCGCCTATCGATGGGCGGCACAGGACAACACCACCACCGACCGGGTTCCGTTCGTCGGCCGGCTGCACCCGGGCACCCGCAACGTGTACGTGGCGACCGGGTTCGGCGGCTGGGGCATGAGCACCGGCGTGATGTCCGGGCAACTGCTGGCCGCCCGGGTCACCGGCGTCGAACCGGAGTGGAGCGGGCTCTACGACCCACTCCGCCTGCATCCGGTGCGGGAGGCCGTACCTCTGCTGAAGTCGGGGGCCGGAGTGGCCGCGCATTTCGTCGGTGACCGGCTGCGCCCGTCGCACGCCGATTCGGTCGACGACGTCGATCCGGGCACCGGAGCCGTCGTGCGGGTGCGCGGGCGGCAGTGCGCCGTCTACCGCGACGACGACGGCAAGGTCCACGCGGTGTCCGCCCGTTGCACCCACCTGGGCTGCATCGTCCGGTTCAACGACGCCGAGACCGCCTGGGAGTGCCCCTGTCACGGGTCCCGCTTCGGCGTCGACGGCCAGGTGCTGCAGGGGCCGGCCAACCGTCCACTATCGACCGAGGAGGGTCTGTGA
- a CDS encoding VOC family protein, protein MTSRFTQWTLDVHDLARQAEFWSAALGYTVDFGDDGDAHLWPPAGGLSVWLQPTTAPKSGKNRNHPDLVVADGDVDAEVARLLALGATPVDVGQTGDEGFTVLADPEGNEFCLLHVADRGPGRYGSDS, encoded by the coding sequence GTGACCAGCCGATTCACCCAGTGGACGCTGGACGTGCACGATCTCGCGCGGCAGGCCGAGTTCTGGTCGGCGGCGCTCGGCTACACGGTCGACTTCGGCGACGACGGCGACGCCCACCTGTGGCCGCCCGCCGGTGGGCTGAGCGTCTGGCTCCAGCCGACCACCGCGCCCAAGTCCGGCAAGAACCGCAACCATCCCGACCTGGTCGTCGCCGACGGTGACGTGGACGCCGAGGTGGCCCGCCTGCTGGCGCTCGGCGCGACCCCGGTCGACGTGGGTCAGACCGGCGACGAGGGTTTCACCGTGCTGGCCGATCCGGAGGGCAACGAGTTCTGCCTGCTGCACGTTGCCGACCGCGGGCCGGGTCGATACGGTTCGGATTCGTGA
- a CDS encoding patatin-like phospholipase family protein — protein sequence MSRTLVLGGGGVTGIAWHLGLICGLQRAGVRLGDADTIIGTSAGSVVGTLLAAGVDVETAVAQQQAAPAEPPRTGSGPGRGGEWLTAMAVLLDPSVPAREARARVGAMALAVGLDENTYLTRMAELLPGTEWPERDLRIVVVDAADGRDVVLDSGSGATLLQAVAASCAVPGLMPPVTIGDRRYIDGGVRLGAGADLAAGSQRLVVLAPLAMLGRDRIVEEIASTGAGKTLLIEPDQETLTAFGPNFMDASRRPASVLAGLRQGAALADTVRSVWS from the coding sequence GTGAGCAGAACTCTCGTTCTCGGCGGTGGCGGCGTCACCGGCATCGCGTGGCATCTCGGTCTGATCTGCGGCCTCCAGCGCGCCGGTGTGCGCCTCGGCGACGCCGACACGATCATCGGCACATCGGCCGGATCGGTCGTCGGCACCCTGCTGGCCGCCGGCGTCGACGTCGAGACCGCGGTGGCCCAGCAGCAGGCGGCGCCGGCCGAGCCGCCCCGCACCGGCTCCGGTCCGGGCCGTGGCGGCGAGTGGCTGACCGCGATGGCGGTGCTGCTCGACCCGTCGGTCCCGGCACGGGAGGCCCGCGCGCGGGTCGGGGCGATGGCCCTGGCCGTGGGGCTGGACGAGAACACCTACCTGACCCGGATGGCCGAGCTCCTTCCGGGCACCGAGTGGCCGGAGCGGGACCTTCGGATCGTCGTGGTCGACGCCGCCGACGGGCGGGACGTGGTGCTCGACTCCGGTTCGGGGGCGACGCTGCTGCAGGCGGTGGCGGCCAGCTGTGCCGTACCCGGTCTGATGCCGCCGGTGACCATCGGCGACCGCCGCTACATCGACGGCGGGGTGCGCCTGGGTGCCGGGGCCGACCTGGCCGCCGGCAGCCAACGTCTCGTCGTGCTCGCCCCGCTGGCGATGCTGGGCCGGGACCGGATCGTCGAGGAGATCGCGTCGACCGGCGCCGGCAAGACCCTGCTCATCGAACCGGACCAGGAGACACTGACCGCGTTCGGCCCGAACTTCATGGACGCGTCCCGCCGCCCGGCGTCGGTGCTGGCCGGACTTCGACAGGGTGCGGCGCTTGCCGACACGGTGCGTTCCGTCTGGTCCTAG